One Vigna unguiculata cultivar IT97K-499-35 chromosome 7, ASM411807v1, whole genome shotgun sequence genomic region harbors:
- the LOC114190725 gene encoding protein transport protein Sec24-like At3g07100 isoform X1 codes for MGTENPGRSAFLSRPPFDATQGGMAPFSSTATMVGPEPPSFRPTPPAPPLASTPFSLSAPPGQFNGPSVPPPSNSPPASGPFQRFPMTQFSSNTQSPPLFPPPMGQPTFQPSADQTQPFPASLPPQSHTPFVSMGSAPPALPGSTVPPPVFQPSFPGYPQKQVGSEMQASPVHSSNPSNQGNYGPVPAPPLPFQTHQGVYVSQPPMAALSGVQPMQQPGSGQPTVAINGLAEEFNSLSIQTRPGLMEPSIDSKELPRPLEGDEEPKSLADMYPMNCNPRYLRLTTSGMPDSQSLISRWHLPLGAIVCPLAEPPDGEEVPIVNFAATGVVRCRRCRTYINPYVKFTEGGRKFRCNACSLLNDVPSEYYAQIDATGRRVDLNQRPELTKGTVEFVAPAEYMVRPPMPPVYFFLIDVSISAVRSGMIEVVAQTIRSCLDELPGFPRTQIGFATFDSAIHFYNMKSSLTQPQMLVVSDLDDIFIPLPDDLLVNLSESRSVVETFLDGLPSMFQDNVNLESAFGPSLKAAFMIMSQLGGKLLVFQNTLPSLGVGRLKLRGDDSKVYGTDKEHVLRLPEDPFYKQMAAEFSKYQISVNVYAFSDKYTDIASLGTLAKYTAGQLYYYPAFQSEIHGEKLRNELRRDLTRETGWEAVLRIRCAKGVRFTTYHGNFMLRSTDLLALPAVDCDKAFAMQLSLEETSLTNQTMYFQVALLYTASCGERRIRVHTAAAPVVKDLVEMYRLADTGAILSLFSRLAIEKTLSHKLEEARYAVQFGIVKGLRDYRNIYAGQRRLVNRMIYPESLKFLPLYGLALCRSAPLRGGYGDVSLDERCAAGHTMMTLPVKRMLKLLYPTLHRLDEYLLNADDLKSIDRRLPLTRESLDSRGLYIYDDGFQFILWFGRVISPDIAKNLLGSNFAAELSKVFYIQERLGESAVTLNENDNEMSRRLIKVLEKLRSSDRAYYQLCRLVRQGEHPREGFLLLSNLFEDQLGANNGYTDWMIQISRQVQQT; via the exons ATGGGGACAGAAAACCCTGGTCGATCAGCCTTCCTTTCTAGACCACCCTTTGATGCAACACAGGGGGGTATGGCACCTTTTTCGTCAACTGCTACCATGGTTGGGCCAGAGCCTCCTTCTTTCAGACCCACTCCTCCTGCTCCTCCCTTGGCATCCACACCATTTTCATTATCTGCGCCACCGGGCCAGTTTAATGGCCCCTCAGTGCCTCCTCCTTCCAATTCCCCACCTGCTTCTGGACCTTTCCAGCGTTTTCCGATGACACAGTTCTCCTCAAATACTCAATCACCTCCCCTGTTTCCTCCACCTATGGGACAACCAACATTTCAACCTTCTGCGGATCAAACTCAGCCTTTTCCGGCTTCTCTTCCGCCTCAGTCGCACACGCCGTTTGTTTCAATGGGGTCTGCCCCTCCTGCACTTCCAGGATCGACTGTTCCTCCTCCTGTGTTTCAGCCATCTTTTCCTGGATATCCGCAGAAACAAGTTGGTTCAGAAATGCAAGCTTCCCCTGTGCATTCCTCTAACCCTTCAAATCAAGGAAATTATGGGCCTGTCCCTGCACCACCTTTGCCTTTTCAAACTCATCAAGGAGTTTATGTTTCGCAGCCCCCAATGGCTGCTCTGTCAGGCGTCCAGCCGATGCAACAACCGGGATCTGGACAGCCTACAGTTGCCATTAATGGCTTGGCAGAAGAATTCAATTCGCTGTCAATTCAAACTCGTCCTGGACTCATGGAGCCGTCCATTGATTCTAAAGAATTGCCAAGGCCATTGGAAGGTGACGAGGAGCCAAAGTCTTTAGCTGATATGTATCCCATGAACTGCAATCCTAGATATCTACGACTCACAACCAGTGGAATGCCTGATTCCCAGTCCTTAATTTCAAGGTGGCATCTTCCTCTTGGAGCAATTGTATGTCCGCTTGCAGAGCCTCCTGATGGG GAAGAGGTACCCATAGTTAATTTTGCTGCAACTGGTGTTGTACGCTGTAGGAGATGCCGCACATATATAAATCCCTATGTCAAATTTACTGAAGGCGGAAGAAAGTTCCGGTGCAATGCCTGCTCCTTGCTTAATGACG TTCCTAGTGAATATTATGCACAAATAGATGCCACTGGCAGAAGAGTTGATTTGAATCAACGACCTGAGCTTACAAAGGGTACTGTAGAATTTGTTGCCCCAGCAGAATATATGGTGCGGCCTCCTATGCCTCCTGTATATTTCTTCCTCATTGATGTTTCCATATCTGCAGTTAGAAGCGGAATGATTGAG GTTGTGGCCCAAACAATCAGGTCATGTTTAGATGAGCTCCCGGGCTTTCCACGAACACAAATAGGGTTTGCAACTTTTGACAGTGCAATACATTTTTATAACATGAAG TCATCCTTGACTCAACCACAAATGTTGGTGGTCTCAGATCTGGATGACATATTTATTCCCCTGCCAGATGATCTCCTTGTCAACTTGTCAGAATCAAGAAGTGTGGTGGAAACGTTTCTTGATGGTCTACCATCCATGTTCCAGGACAACGTGAATCTGGAATCTGCTTTTGGTCCTTCTCTGAAGGCTGCCTTTATGATTATG AGTCAACTTGGAGGGAAATTATTAGTTTTTCAAAACACACTCCCATCTCTTGGTGTTGGTCGATTGAAACTACGTGGAGATGATTCTAAAGTTTATGGCACAGATAAAGAACACGTGTTAAGACTGCCAGAAGATCCCTTTTACAAGCAAATGGCAGCTGAGTTTTCTAAATACCAAATCTCAGTGAATGTGTATGCATTCAGTGATAAGTACACCGACATCGCATCCCTag gaACTCTGGCAAAGTATACTGCTGGTCAACTCTATTACTATCCAGCTTTCCAATCAGAAATTCACGGGGAGAAACTAAGAAATGAGCTAAGGAGAGACCTTACCAGAGAAACTGGCTGGGAAGCGGTATTGCGAATTAGATGCGCTAAAG GTGTCCGTTTCACAACTTATCATGGAAACTTTATGCTAAGGTCCACAGATTTGTTAGCACTTCCAGCCGTGGATTGTGATAAAGCCTTTGCCATGCAGTTATCACTTGAAGAAACATCACTGACAAATCAGACAATGTATTTCCAAGTTGCACTGTT GTATACTGCATCTTGTGGAGAAAGGCGTATCAGAGTACACACAGCAGCAGCTCCAGTAGTTAAAGACTTGGTAGAGATGTATCGCTTGGCTGATACTGGTGCAATTTTATCTCTGTTTAGTAGGCTGG CAATTGAGAAAACATTATCCCATAAACTTGAAGAAGCCCGGTATGCTGTACAATTTGGAATTGTGAAAGGTCTCCGAGATTATCGAAATATCTATGCTGGACAACGGCGCTTGGTGAATAGGATGATTTATCCTGAGTCATTAAAGTTCCTACCCTTGTATGGTTTAGCTCTTTGTAGATCAGCACCTCTCCGTGGTGGATATGgggatgtttcactagatgaaCGGTGTGCAGCTGGACACACAATGATGACCCTACCAGTAAAAAGGATGTTGAAACTTCTCTACCCTACTTTGCATCGACTAGATGAATATCTTCTAAAT GCTGATGATTTGAAAAGCATTGATAGAAGGTTACCTTTGACTAGGGAGAGCTTGGATTCTAGGGGCCTTTATATATATGACGATGGCTTCCAGTTCATTTTATGGTTTGGTAGAGTGATTTCACCTGACATAGCTAAGAACTTACTTGGGTCTAACTTTGCAGCAGAGTTATCAAAGGTATTCTATATTCAAGAAAGACTAGGAGAAAGCGCG GTTACTCTAAATGAGAATGATAATGAAATGTCTCGGAGGCTGATAAAGGTACTTGAGAAGCTCAGAAGTAGTGACCGTGCATATTACCAGTTGTGCCGCCTTGTGAGGCAAGGTGAACACCCCAGAGAaggatttcttcttctttcaaacCTGTTTGAGGACCAGCTGGGTGCTAATAATGGATATACTGATTGGATGATACAGATTTCCCGACAAGTGCAACAAACATAA
- the LOC114190725 gene encoding protein transport protein Sec24-like At3g07100 isoform X3 → MGTENPGRSAFLSRPPFDATQGGMAPFSSTATMVGPEPPSFRPTPPAPPLASTPFSLSAPPGQFNGPSVPPPSNSPPASGPFQRFPMTQFSSNTQSPPLFPPPMGQPTFQPSADQTQPFPASLPPQSHTPFVSMGSAPPALPGSTVPPPVFQPSFPGYPQKQPPMAALSGVQPMQQPGSGQPTVAINGLAEEFNSLSIQTRPGLMEPSIDSKELPRPLEGDEEPKSLADMYPMNCNPRYLRLTTSGMPDSQSLISRWHLPLGAIVCPLAEPPDGEEVPIVNFAATGVVRCRRCRTYINPYVKFTEGGRKFRCNACSLLNDVPSEYYAQIDATGRRVDLNQRPELTKGTVEFVAPAEYMVRPPMPPVYFFLIDVSISAVRSGMIEVVAQTIRSCLDELPGFPRTQIGFATFDSAIHFYNMKSSLTQPQMLVVSDLDDIFIPLPDDLLVNLSESRSVVETFLDGLPSMFQDNVNLESAFGPSLKAAFMIMSQLGGKLLVFQNTLPSLGVGRLKLRGDDSKVYGTDKEHVLRLPEDPFYKQMAAEFSKYQISVNVYAFSDKYTDIASLGTLAKYTAGQLYYYPAFQSEIHGEKLRNELRRDLTRETGWEAVLRIRCAKGVRFTTYHGNFMLRSTDLLALPAVDCDKAFAMQLSLEETSLTNQTMYFQVALLYTASCGERRIRVHTAAAPVVKDLVEMYRLADTGAILSLFSRLAIEKTLSHKLEEARYAVQFGIVKGLRDYRNIYAGQRRLVNRMIYPESLKFLPLYGLALCRSAPLRGGYGDVSLDERCAAGHTMMTLPVKRMLKLLYPTLHRLDEYLLNADDLKSIDRRLPLTRESLDSRGLYIYDDGFQFILWFGRVISPDIAKNLLGSNFAAELSKVFYIQERLGESAVTLNENDNEMSRRLIKVLEKLRSSDRAYYQLCRLVRQGEHPREGFLLLSNLFEDQLGANNGYTDWMIQISRQVQQT, encoded by the exons ATGGGGACAGAAAACCCTGGTCGATCAGCCTTCCTTTCTAGACCACCCTTTGATGCAACACAGGGGGGTATGGCACCTTTTTCGTCAACTGCTACCATGGTTGGGCCAGAGCCTCCTTCTTTCAGACCCACTCCTCCTGCTCCTCCCTTGGCATCCACACCATTTTCATTATCTGCGCCACCGGGCCAGTTTAATGGCCCCTCAGTGCCTCCTCCTTCCAATTCCCCACCTGCTTCTGGACCTTTCCAGCGTTTTCCGATGACACAGTTCTCCTCAAATACTCAATCACCTCCCCTGTTTCCTCCACCTATGGGACAACCAACATTTCAACCTTCTGCGGATCAAACTCAGCCTTTTCCGGCTTCTCTTCCGCCTCAGTCGCACACGCCGTTTGTTTCAATGGGGTCTGCCCCTCCTGCACTTCCAGGATCGACTGTTCCTCCTCCTGTGTTTCAGCCATCTTTTCCTGGATATCCGCAGAAACAA CCCCCAATGGCTGCTCTGTCAGGCGTCCAGCCGATGCAACAACCGGGATCTGGACAGCCTACAGTTGCCATTAATGGCTTGGCAGAAGAATTCAATTCGCTGTCAATTCAAACTCGTCCTGGACTCATGGAGCCGTCCATTGATTCTAAAGAATTGCCAAGGCCATTGGAAGGTGACGAGGAGCCAAAGTCTTTAGCTGATATGTATCCCATGAACTGCAATCCTAGATATCTACGACTCACAACCAGTGGAATGCCTGATTCCCAGTCCTTAATTTCAAGGTGGCATCTTCCTCTTGGAGCAATTGTATGTCCGCTTGCAGAGCCTCCTGATGGG GAAGAGGTACCCATAGTTAATTTTGCTGCAACTGGTGTTGTACGCTGTAGGAGATGCCGCACATATATAAATCCCTATGTCAAATTTACTGAAGGCGGAAGAAAGTTCCGGTGCAATGCCTGCTCCTTGCTTAATGACG TTCCTAGTGAATATTATGCACAAATAGATGCCACTGGCAGAAGAGTTGATTTGAATCAACGACCTGAGCTTACAAAGGGTACTGTAGAATTTGTTGCCCCAGCAGAATATATGGTGCGGCCTCCTATGCCTCCTGTATATTTCTTCCTCATTGATGTTTCCATATCTGCAGTTAGAAGCGGAATGATTGAG GTTGTGGCCCAAACAATCAGGTCATGTTTAGATGAGCTCCCGGGCTTTCCACGAACACAAATAGGGTTTGCAACTTTTGACAGTGCAATACATTTTTATAACATGAAG TCATCCTTGACTCAACCACAAATGTTGGTGGTCTCAGATCTGGATGACATATTTATTCCCCTGCCAGATGATCTCCTTGTCAACTTGTCAGAATCAAGAAGTGTGGTGGAAACGTTTCTTGATGGTCTACCATCCATGTTCCAGGACAACGTGAATCTGGAATCTGCTTTTGGTCCTTCTCTGAAGGCTGCCTTTATGATTATG AGTCAACTTGGAGGGAAATTATTAGTTTTTCAAAACACACTCCCATCTCTTGGTGTTGGTCGATTGAAACTACGTGGAGATGATTCTAAAGTTTATGGCACAGATAAAGAACACGTGTTAAGACTGCCAGAAGATCCCTTTTACAAGCAAATGGCAGCTGAGTTTTCTAAATACCAAATCTCAGTGAATGTGTATGCATTCAGTGATAAGTACACCGACATCGCATCCCTag gaACTCTGGCAAAGTATACTGCTGGTCAACTCTATTACTATCCAGCTTTCCAATCAGAAATTCACGGGGAGAAACTAAGAAATGAGCTAAGGAGAGACCTTACCAGAGAAACTGGCTGGGAAGCGGTATTGCGAATTAGATGCGCTAAAG GTGTCCGTTTCACAACTTATCATGGAAACTTTATGCTAAGGTCCACAGATTTGTTAGCACTTCCAGCCGTGGATTGTGATAAAGCCTTTGCCATGCAGTTATCACTTGAAGAAACATCACTGACAAATCAGACAATGTATTTCCAAGTTGCACTGTT GTATACTGCATCTTGTGGAGAAAGGCGTATCAGAGTACACACAGCAGCAGCTCCAGTAGTTAAAGACTTGGTAGAGATGTATCGCTTGGCTGATACTGGTGCAATTTTATCTCTGTTTAGTAGGCTGG CAATTGAGAAAACATTATCCCATAAACTTGAAGAAGCCCGGTATGCTGTACAATTTGGAATTGTGAAAGGTCTCCGAGATTATCGAAATATCTATGCTGGACAACGGCGCTTGGTGAATAGGATGATTTATCCTGAGTCATTAAAGTTCCTACCCTTGTATGGTTTAGCTCTTTGTAGATCAGCACCTCTCCGTGGTGGATATGgggatgtttcactagatgaaCGGTGTGCAGCTGGACACACAATGATGACCCTACCAGTAAAAAGGATGTTGAAACTTCTCTACCCTACTTTGCATCGACTAGATGAATATCTTCTAAAT GCTGATGATTTGAAAAGCATTGATAGAAGGTTACCTTTGACTAGGGAGAGCTTGGATTCTAGGGGCCTTTATATATATGACGATGGCTTCCAGTTCATTTTATGGTTTGGTAGAGTGATTTCACCTGACATAGCTAAGAACTTACTTGGGTCTAACTTTGCAGCAGAGTTATCAAAGGTATTCTATATTCAAGAAAGACTAGGAGAAAGCGCG GTTACTCTAAATGAGAATGATAATGAAATGTCTCGGAGGCTGATAAAGGTACTTGAGAAGCTCAGAAGTAGTGACCGTGCATATTACCAGTTGTGCCGCCTTGTGAGGCAAGGTGAACACCCCAGAGAaggatttcttcttctttcaaacCTGTTTGAGGACCAGCTGGGTGCTAATAATGGATATACTGATTGGATGATACAGATTTCCCGACAAGTGCAACAAACATAA
- the LOC114190725 gene encoding protein transport protein Sec24-like At3g07100 isoform X2, translating to MGTENPGRSAFLSRPPFDATQGGMAPFSSTATMVGPEPPSFRPTPPAPPLASTPFSLSAPPGQFNGPSVPPPSNSPPASGPFQRFPMTQFSSNTQSPPLFPPPMGQPTFQPSADQTQPFPASLPPQSHTPFVSMGSAPPALPGSTVPPPVFQPSFPGYPQKQVGSEMQASPVHSSNPSNQGNYGPVPAPPLPFQTHQGVYVSQPPMAALSGVQPMQQPGSGQPTVAINGLAEEFNSLSIQTRPGLMEPSIDSKELPRPLEGDEEPKSLADMYPMNCNPRYLRLTTSGMPDSQSLISRWHLPLGAIVCPLAEPPDGEEVPIVNFAATGVVRCRRCRTYINPYVKFTEGGRKFRCNACSLLNDVPSEYYAQIDATGRRVDLNQRPELTKGTVEFVAPAEYMVRPPMPPVYFFLIDVSISAVRSGMIEVVAQTIRSCLDELPGFPRTQIGFATFDSAIHFYNMKSSLTQPQMLVVSDLDDIFIPLPDDLLVNLSESRSVVETFLDGLPSMFQDNVNLESAFGPSLKAAFMIMSQLGGKLLVFQNTLPSLGVGRLKLRGDDSKVYGTDKEHVLRLPEDPFYKQMAAEFSKYQISVNVYAFSDKYTDIASLGTLAKYTAGQLYYYPAFQSEIHGEKLRNELRRDLTRETGWEAVLRIRCAKGVRFTTYHGNFMLRSTDLLALPAVDCDKAFAMQLSLEETSLTNQTMYFQVALLYTASCGERRIRVHTAAAPVVKDLVEMYRLADTGAILSLFSRLAIEKTLSHKLEEARYAVQFGIVKGLRDYRNIYAGQRRLVNRMIYPESLKFLPLYGLALCRSAPLRGGYGDVSLDERCAAGHTMMTLPVKRMLKLLYPTLHRLDEYLLNADDLKSIDRRLPLTRESLDSRGLYIYDDGFQFILWFGRVISPDIAKNLLGSNFAAELSKVTLNENDNEMSRRLIKVLEKLRSSDRAYYQLCRLVRQGEHPREGFLLLSNLFEDQLGANNGYTDWMIQISRQVQQT from the exons ATGGGGACAGAAAACCCTGGTCGATCAGCCTTCCTTTCTAGACCACCCTTTGATGCAACACAGGGGGGTATGGCACCTTTTTCGTCAACTGCTACCATGGTTGGGCCAGAGCCTCCTTCTTTCAGACCCACTCCTCCTGCTCCTCCCTTGGCATCCACACCATTTTCATTATCTGCGCCACCGGGCCAGTTTAATGGCCCCTCAGTGCCTCCTCCTTCCAATTCCCCACCTGCTTCTGGACCTTTCCAGCGTTTTCCGATGACACAGTTCTCCTCAAATACTCAATCACCTCCCCTGTTTCCTCCACCTATGGGACAACCAACATTTCAACCTTCTGCGGATCAAACTCAGCCTTTTCCGGCTTCTCTTCCGCCTCAGTCGCACACGCCGTTTGTTTCAATGGGGTCTGCCCCTCCTGCACTTCCAGGATCGACTGTTCCTCCTCCTGTGTTTCAGCCATCTTTTCCTGGATATCCGCAGAAACAAGTTGGTTCAGAAATGCAAGCTTCCCCTGTGCATTCCTCTAACCCTTCAAATCAAGGAAATTATGGGCCTGTCCCTGCACCACCTTTGCCTTTTCAAACTCATCAAGGAGTTTATGTTTCGCAGCCCCCAATGGCTGCTCTGTCAGGCGTCCAGCCGATGCAACAACCGGGATCTGGACAGCCTACAGTTGCCATTAATGGCTTGGCAGAAGAATTCAATTCGCTGTCAATTCAAACTCGTCCTGGACTCATGGAGCCGTCCATTGATTCTAAAGAATTGCCAAGGCCATTGGAAGGTGACGAGGAGCCAAAGTCTTTAGCTGATATGTATCCCATGAACTGCAATCCTAGATATCTACGACTCACAACCAGTGGAATGCCTGATTCCCAGTCCTTAATTTCAAGGTGGCATCTTCCTCTTGGAGCAATTGTATGTCCGCTTGCAGAGCCTCCTGATGGG GAAGAGGTACCCATAGTTAATTTTGCTGCAACTGGTGTTGTACGCTGTAGGAGATGCCGCACATATATAAATCCCTATGTCAAATTTACTGAAGGCGGAAGAAAGTTCCGGTGCAATGCCTGCTCCTTGCTTAATGACG TTCCTAGTGAATATTATGCACAAATAGATGCCACTGGCAGAAGAGTTGATTTGAATCAACGACCTGAGCTTACAAAGGGTACTGTAGAATTTGTTGCCCCAGCAGAATATATGGTGCGGCCTCCTATGCCTCCTGTATATTTCTTCCTCATTGATGTTTCCATATCTGCAGTTAGAAGCGGAATGATTGAG GTTGTGGCCCAAACAATCAGGTCATGTTTAGATGAGCTCCCGGGCTTTCCACGAACACAAATAGGGTTTGCAACTTTTGACAGTGCAATACATTTTTATAACATGAAG TCATCCTTGACTCAACCACAAATGTTGGTGGTCTCAGATCTGGATGACATATTTATTCCCCTGCCAGATGATCTCCTTGTCAACTTGTCAGAATCAAGAAGTGTGGTGGAAACGTTTCTTGATGGTCTACCATCCATGTTCCAGGACAACGTGAATCTGGAATCTGCTTTTGGTCCTTCTCTGAAGGCTGCCTTTATGATTATG AGTCAACTTGGAGGGAAATTATTAGTTTTTCAAAACACACTCCCATCTCTTGGTGTTGGTCGATTGAAACTACGTGGAGATGATTCTAAAGTTTATGGCACAGATAAAGAACACGTGTTAAGACTGCCAGAAGATCCCTTTTACAAGCAAATGGCAGCTGAGTTTTCTAAATACCAAATCTCAGTGAATGTGTATGCATTCAGTGATAAGTACACCGACATCGCATCCCTag gaACTCTGGCAAAGTATACTGCTGGTCAACTCTATTACTATCCAGCTTTCCAATCAGAAATTCACGGGGAGAAACTAAGAAATGAGCTAAGGAGAGACCTTACCAGAGAAACTGGCTGGGAAGCGGTATTGCGAATTAGATGCGCTAAAG GTGTCCGTTTCACAACTTATCATGGAAACTTTATGCTAAGGTCCACAGATTTGTTAGCACTTCCAGCCGTGGATTGTGATAAAGCCTTTGCCATGCAGTTATCACTTGAAGAAACATCACTGACAAATCAGACAATGTATTTCCAAGTTGCACTGTT GTATACTGCATCTTGTGGAGAAAGGCGTATCAGAGTACACACAGCAGCAGCTCCAGTAGTTAAAGACTTGGTAGAGATGTATCGCTTGGCTGATACTGGTGCAATTTTATCTCTGTTTAGTAGGCTGG CAATTGAGAAAACATTATCCCATAAACTTGAAGAAGCCCGGTATGCTGTACAATTTGGAATTGTGAAAGGTCTCCGAGATTATCGAAATATCTATGCTGGACAACGGCGCTTGGTGAATAGGATGATTTATCCTGAGTCATTAAAGTTCCTACCCTTGTATGGTTTAGCTCTTTGTAGATCAGCACCTCTCCGTGGTGGATATGgggatgtttcactagatgaaCGGTGTGCAGCTGGACACACAATGATGACCCTACCAGTAAAAAGGATGTTGAAACTTCTCTACCCTACTTTGCATCGACTAGATGAATATCTTCTAAAT GCTGATGATTTGAAAAGCATTGATAGAAGGTTACCTTTGACTAGGGAGAGCTTGGATTCTAGGGGCCTTTATATATATGACGATGGCTTCCAGTTCATTTTATGGTTTGGTAGAGTGATTTCACCTGACATAGCTAAGAACTTACTTGGGTCTAACTTTGCAGCAGAGTTATCAAAG GTTACTCTAAATGAGAATGATAATGAAATGTCTCGGAGGCTGATAAAGGTACTTGAGAAGCTCAGAAGTAGTGACCGTGCATATTACCAGTTGTGCCGCCTTGTGAGGCAAGGTGAACACCCCAGAGAaggatttcttcttctttcaaacCTGTTTGAGGACCAGCTGGGTGCTAATAATGGATATACTGATTGGATGATACAGATTTCCCGACAAGTGCAACAAACATAA